The following are from one region of the Qipengyuania flava genome:
- a CDS encoding HPr family phosphocarrier protein, which yields MSELRKSLEVVNQRGLHARASAKFVSAVAELPEGCSVRVAKGDNEAAGGSILGLMMLGAAKGDTIELIVAGDNSHDVMAELSAMIEDGFGEP from the coding sequence TTGAGCGAGCTGCGCAAGAGCCTCGAAGTGGTCAACCAGCGCGGCCTGCACGCGCGGGCGAGTGCCAAGTTCGTCAGCGCCGTGGCAGAGCTGCCCGAAGGCTGTAGCGTACGCGTGGCCAAGGGCGACAACGAGGCGGCCGGCGGCTCGATCCTCGGCCTCATGATGCTGGGCGCCGCCAAGGGCGATACGATCGAGCTGATCGTTGCCGGCGACAATTCACACGATGTGATGGCCGAGCTTTCGGCCATGATCGAGGATGGCTTCGGGGAGCCCTGA
- a CDS encoding TrmH family RNA methyltransferase codes for MPGERRVITGFSNPTVKALRALREKKHRKAAGKFLAEGLRLLTDARESGHVPETLVLADRRDPHPLLTALEEAVEAGGGEIIETSPDILSKITGKDNPQAVAGVFAEFDTSLAALDRTSADIWLVAQALRDPGNLGTMLRTGDAIGAGGLILIDDCADPFSVEAVRASMGALFTQRIARATWDEFEPWLRADAGQLVAASLREAQPYRGAPYAAPCFVMVGNESRGLPEAYEMACDLRVTMPMKGRADSLNAAVAAAVLGYEVLASFD; via the coding sequence ATGCCCGGTGAGCGCCGGGTCATTACCGGCTTTTCCAATCCCACGGTCAAGGCGCTGCGCGCCCTGCGCGAGAAGAAGCACCGCAAGGCGGCGGGTAAGTTCCTTGCCGAAGGACTGCGCTTGCTGACCGATGCGCGCGAAAGCGGCCATGTGCCCGAAACGCTCGTGCTTGCCGACCGGCGCGATCCGCACCCCCTACTGACGGCGCTGGAAGAGGCGGTCGAAGCAGGCGGCGGCGAGATCATTGAAACCTCGCCCGACATCCTGTCCAAGATCACCGGCAAGGACAATCCGCAGGCTGTTGCCGGGGTCTTTGCCGAATTCGACACCTCGCTCGCCGCGCTTGATCGCACCAGCGCCGATATCTGGCTGGTGGCGCAGGCGCTGCGCGATCCTGGCAATCTGGGGACCATGCTGCGGACCGGCGACGCCATCGGGGCTGGCGGATTGATCCTGATCGACGATTGCGCCGACCCTTTCAGCGTCGAGGCCGTACGCGCCAGCATGGGTGCCTTGTTCACCCAGAGAATCGCCCGCGCCACGTGGGACGAGTTCGAACCTTGGCTGCGCGCGGACGCCGGCCAGCTGGTCGCTGCCAGCCTGCGCGAGGCCCAGCCCTATCGCGGCGCTCCCTATGCCGCGCCCTGCTTCGTGATGGTCGGCAACGAAAGCCGCGGGCTGCCCGAAGCCTATGAAATGGCCTGCGACCTGCGCGTCACCATGCCGATGAAAGGCCGCGCCGACAGCTTGAACGCGGCCGTCGCGGCGGCGGTACTCGGCTACGAGGTGCTCGCCTCCTTCGACTGA
- a CDS encoding response regulator transcription factor, which yields MTMESTSADTPSPSEENRTVIALVDDDRNILTTVSIALQAEGFDTRVYSDGEAALGALLSNPPDLAIFDIKMPKMDGMELLRRLREHSPLPVIFLTSKDDESDEEAGFEMGADDYIAKPFSLRLLLARIRAILRRSDGEHPLLLSEQFDDTPGEVLERGRLYMDPARHHVTWDGEAVSLTVTEFLLLEALASRPGVIKSRNQLMDAAYPDDVFVDDRTVDSHIKRMRRKFRSVDRSFSAIETLYGAGYSFNES from the coding sequence ATGACGATGGAGAGCACCAGCGCCGATACGCCCTCGCCGAGCGAGGAAAACCGCACCGTAATTGCGCTGGTCGATGACGACCGGAACATCCTTACGACGGTGTCGATTGCGCTCCAGGCCGAAGGCTTCGACACACGCGTCTATTCCGATGGGGAGGCGGCGCTCGGCGCGCTGCTGTCCAATCCGCCGGACCTTGCGATCTTCGACATCAAGATGCCCAAGATGGACGGGATGGAATTGCTGCGCCGCCTGCGCGAGCATTCACCGCTGCCGGTGATCTTCCTCACCAGCAAGGACGATGAAAGCGACGAGGAAGCCGGTTTCGAGATGGGCGCCGACGACTACATCGCCAAGCCCTTCAGCCTGCGCCTGCTGCTCGCCCGCATTCGCGCGATCCTGCGCCGCAGCGACGGGGAACACCCGCTGCTCTTGTCCGAGCAGTTCGACGACACCCCCGGCGAAGTGCTGGAGCGCGGGCGCCTCTACATGGACCCGGCGCGCCATCATGTGACCTGGGACGGGGAAGCGGTGTCCCTCACCGTGACCGAATTCCTGCTGCTGGAGGCGCTGGCCAGCCGCCCGGGCGTTATCAAGAGCCGCAACCAGCTGATGGACGCCGCCTATCCCGACGATGTCTTCGTCGATGACCGCACGGTCGACAGTCACATCAAGCGCATGCGCCGCAAATTCCGCAGCGTGGACCGCAGCTTCTCCGCGATCGAGACGCTCTACGGGGCTGGCTACAGCTTCAACGAGAGCTGA
- a CDS encoding PTS sugar transporter subunit IIA has translation MIGMILVTHGKLAEHFIDAMEHVVGKQEGVATICIGPNDDMEQRRQDIADAIKEVDTGKGAIILTDLFGGTPSNLAISLLDTGHVEVIAGINLPMLIRLAGARKSMGVVEAVNAAQTAGRNYITVASEFLGQELESTRKAS, from the coding sequence ATGATCGGCATGATCCTCGTCACACACGGCAAGCTGGCCGAACACTTCATCGACGCGATGGAGCATGTCGTTGGCAAGCAGGAAGGCGTTGCCACCATCTGTATCGGCCCGAACGACGATATGGAGCAGCGCCGGCAGGACATTGCCGATGCGATCAAGGAAGTGGACACCGGCAAGGGCGCGATCATCCTGACCGACCTGTTCGGCGGCACCCCGTCGAACCTTGCAATCTCGCTCCTCGATACGGGCCATGTGGAAGTGATCGCCGGCATCAATCTGCCGATGCTGATCCGCCTTGCCGGCGCGCGCAAGAGCATGGGCGTGGTCGAAGCGGTCAACGCCGCGCAGACCGCCGGGCGCAACTACATCACGGTCGCCAGCGAGTTCCTCGGACAGGAGCTCGAAAGCACCCGGAAAGCCTCTTGA
- a CDS encoding HPr kinase/phosphorylase, which translates to MSARILANTTAVAIGGRALLIEGVPGAGKSSLALALIDRGATLIGDDAVSLEVRDGALLAASPPNTKGLIEVRNVGIVEMPVTTGTVALMLTLDPAAPRFPMDPSSRTIEGVSVPLLPFAPGDAIQALRAEHALAQHGLPLPKPPENA; encoded by the coding sequence ATGAGCGCGCGCATCCTCGCCAACACCACGGCGGTCGCTATCGGCGGACGCGCCCTGCTGATCGAAGGGGTGCCGGGAGCCGGCAAGTCCTCGCTCGCCCTCGCTCTTATCGACCGCGGCGCCACGCTGATCGGCGACGATGCCGTCAGCCTTGAGGTCCGGGACGGCGCGCTGCTTGCTGCGTCGCCTCCCAACACGAAGGGCCTGATCGAAGTGCGCAATGTCGGCATTGTGGAGATGCCGGTGACTACGGGGACCGTCGCTCTCATGCTTACGCTTGACCCGGCGGCCCCGCGCTTCCCGATGGACCCGTCGTCCCGGACAATAGAGGGCGTATCCGTCCCCCTCCTGCCCTTCGCGCCGGGTGACGCCATCCAGGCCTTGCGAGCCGAGCACGCGCTGGCGCAACACGGCCTCCCCCTCCCCAAGCCGCCAGAAAACGCATAG
- a CDS encoding ATP-binding protein, translating to MSETGSVLKGDPREKLRWSRRLSLTSRILFVNVLPLVLLGGGVIYVDAYRKQLLDERFKLALVEAQITAEALAGATPQRQEALLIQIGKEQRLRLRVYGPDGILESDSFKLAPPSFTLPSADQVDQDAFALQLDRWFDRVVGAPALPDYLEPESDDAEDWPELRRAREESLTQIVLRDAPDGTHVINAAAPVGLDGDTLLLTRNPVDITERVRQARSSVALVVLLALAISILLSLFLAQTIVRPLRELVQAAIRVRQGRDRQVEVPRLPQRRDEIGMLARSISDMTAALRQRIDAVEHFAADVAHEIKNPLASLRSATESLSKVEDPQLRAQLLDIATHDVRRIDRLVTEISDASRIDAEMSRTEFEPVDLAHLLCTIIESRAARAEDEGRTLEVSGAENPVPVMGVPVRLERVIQNLLDNAVSFSPPNGRVWAEIARHDGWVTLRICDEGPGIPEEKREAVFQRFHSDRPAEEDFGNHSGLGLAIARTIAEAHDGTLIATSRSDGEPGACLELGLPAKR from the coding sequence ATGTCCGAAACCGGCAGTGTCCTCAAAGGCGATCCGCGCGAGAAGCTGCGCTGGTCTCGCCGCCTCTCGCTCACCAGCCGCATCCTGTTCGTCAACGTGCTGCCGCTCGTCCTGCTGGGCGGCGGGGTCATCTATGTCGATGCCTATCGCAAGCAGTTGCTGGACGAGCGCTTCAAGCTGGCGCTGGTCGAGGCCCAGATCACCGCTGAAGCGCTAGCCGGCGCCACGCCGCAGCGTCAGGAAGCCCTGCTGATCCAGATCGGCAAGGAACAGCGCCTGCGCCTTCGCGTGTATGGGCCCGACGGCATACTGGAATCAGATAGCTTCAAGCTGGCTCCACCCAGCTTCACCCTGCCCAGCGCGGACCAGGTGGACCAGGACGCGTTTGCCCTGCAGCTCGACCGCTGGTTCGATCGCGTGGTCGGCGCGCCGGCCTTGCCCGACTACCTCGAGCCGGAAAGCGACGATGCCGAGGATTGGCCCGAACTGCGGCGCGCGCGCGAGGAAAGTCTCACCCAGATCGTGCTTCGCGATGCCCCCGACGGCACCCATGTGATCAACGCTGCGGCCCCGGTCGGGCTGGATGGCGACACACTCCTGCTCACACGCAATCCGGTCGATATCACCGAAAGAGTGCGCCAGGCGCGCTCCTCGGTTGCTCTGGTTGTCCTGCTCGCCCTTGCCATTTCGATCCTGCTCTCGCTGTTCCTCGCGCAAACCATTGTGCGCCCCTTGCGCGAATTGGTGCAGGCCGCCATTCGCGTGCGGCAGGGGCGCGACCGGCAGGTCGAGGTCCCCCGCCTGCCGCAACGGCGTGACGAGATCGGCATGCTCGCGCGCTCGATATCGGACATGACAGCGGCCCTGCGCCAGCGGATCGACGCGGTCGAGCACTTCGCCGCCGATGTGGCGCATGAGATCAAGAACCCGCTTGCCAGCCTGCGCAGCGCCACCGAATCGCTGAGCAAGGTCGAAGACCCGCAGCTGCGCGCCCAGCTGCTCGACATCGCAACCCACGACGTGCGCCGGATTGACCGCCTGGTGACCGAGATCTCCGACGCCAGCCGGATCGATGCGGAAATGTCGCGCACCGAGTTCGAGCCTGTCGACCTTGCGCACCTGCTGTGCACCATCATCGAAAGCCGCGCCGCGCGCGCCGAAGACGAAGGGCGGACGCTCGAAGTCTCCGGGGCGGAAAACCCGGTCCCTGTCATGGGCGTACCTGTACGGCTGGAACGCGTGATCCAGAACCTGCTCGACAACGCCGTATCCTTCTCGCCCCCCAACGGCCGGGTCTGGGCCGAGATCGCCCGCCACGACGGCTGGGTCACCTTGCGGATCTGCGACGAGGGACCGGGCATCCCCGAAGAAAAGCGCGAGGCGGTGTTCCAGCGTTTCCACTCCGACCGGCCGGCCGAAGAGGATTTCGGCAACCACTCCGGCCTCGGCCTCGCGATCGCACGGACCATTGCCGAAGCGCATGACGGCACGCTCATCGCCACCTCGCGGTCCGATGGAGAACCGGGCGCCTGCCTCGAACTCGGCCTGCCCGCCAAGCGATGA
- a CDS encoding FAD-dependent oxidoreductase yields MEALGENLETMPRVPLADSHVAALHAIGSECSYAAGEMVVEAGDAMDRFVYVLDGEIEVVDPWSGARLMESSLGPTQFMGEIAFLNAGSYFLPMRAAKPTRTLEVPRTDMLDLMARVPELSDHVIRVFSARRRRQFELKNSSVKLIGADRDAKVQKVEQFLSRNRIPFESIDMDGRDDETLEACNLSDHKPGVILGKDRVLDDPSPRKVAQYLNLDLDVCRETLYDVLIVGGGPAGVAASVYAGSEGLCALTIEDTAIGGQAGTSSRIENYMGFPTGISGADLVYRGQIQAMKFGTRFAMPRAVQGLAKRDDGTFCAMLDDGDEVCAKSILVATGVQYRRLPIDRLEEFEGAGVFYAATDMESRFCQGTEAVVIGGGNSAGQAAMYLSRAAKHVHIVVRGDSLASSMSSYLTERLEADPAVTIHYNTTVTELHGGDHLEGVTFTTPDGDRRIDTRALFIMIGAAPNTDWLSGLVETDEKGFVRTGAEVGRDTPFETGTDGIFAVGDVRAGSVKRVASAVGEGSVVVSRIWDYVDRLEEAQGEA; encoded by the coding sequence ATGGAAGCGCTGGGCGAAAATCTTGAAACCATGCCGCGGGTGCCGCTTGCGGACAGCCACGTGGCGGCGCTGCACGCAATCGGCAGCGAATGCAGCTACGCCGCGGGCGAGATGGTGGTCGAGGCCGGCGACGCGATGGATCGCTTTGTCTATGTCCTCGATGGCGAGATCGAAGTCGTCGATCCCTGGTCGGGCGCGCGCCTGATGGAGAGCTCGCTCGGTCCCACGCAGTTCATGGGCGAGATCGCCTTCCTCAACGCGGGATCCTATTTCCTGCCCATGCGCGCGGCCAAGCCGACCCGCACGCTGGAAGTCCCGCGAACCGATATGCTCGACCTGATGGCGCGCGTGCCCGAGCTGTCGGATCACGTCATCCGCGTGTTCTCCGCCCGGCGGCGACGCCAGTTCGAGCTGAAGAACAGCTCGGTCAAACTGATCGGCGCTGACCGCGACGCGAAGGTCCAGAAGGTCGAGCAATTCCTCAGCCGCAACCGCATCCCGTTCGAAAGCATCGACATGGACGGGCGAGACGACGAGACGCTCGAAGCCTGCAACCTGTCCGATCACAAGCCGGGCGTGATCCTCGGCAAGGACCGCGTCCTCGACGATCCGAGCCCGCGCAAGGTTGCGCAGTACCTGAACCTCGATCTCGATGTCTGCCGGGAGACGCTCTACGACGTGCTGATCGTTGGCGGCGGACCGGCCGGTGTCGCAGCATCGGTCTATGCGGGCAGCGAAGGGCTGTGCGCCCTCACCATTGAGGACACCGCTATCGGGGGACAGGCCGGCACCAGCAGCCGGATCGAGAACTACATGGGCTTCCCGACCGGCATTTCGGGCGCAGACCTCGTCTATCGCGGGCAGATCCAGGCAATGAAATTCGGCACCCGGTTTGCCATGCCGCGCGCGGTGCAGGGCCTCGCGAAGCGAGACGACGGGACGTTCTGCGCTATGCTCGACGATGGCGACGAGGTCTGCGCGAAATCGATCCTCGTCGCGACCGGCGTGCAGTATCGCCGCCTGCCGATCGACCGGCTGGAGGAATTCGAGGGAGCCGGCGTTTTCTACGCGGCGACCGACATGGAATCGCGCTTTTGCCAGGGCACCGAGGCGGTGGTGATCGGCGGAGGCAATTCTGCGGGCCAGGCGGCCATGTACCTCAGCCGCGCCGCCAAGCACGTGCACATCGTGGTGCGCGGGGACAGCCTTGCCTCCTCCATGTCGAGCTATCTCACCGAGCGGCTCGAAGCCGACCCGGCGGTCACCATCCACTACAACACAACCGTGACCGAGCTGCATGGCGGCGACCATCTGGAGGGTGTGACCTTCACCACGCCCGATGGTGACCGGCGCATCGACACGCGCGCGCTGTTCATCATGATCGGCGCGGCGCCAAATACCGATTGGCTCTCAGGCCTCGTGGAAACCGACGAAAAGGGCTTTGTACGCACCGGCGCCGAAGTCGGCCGCGACACGCCATTCGAGACCGGGACCGACGGCATCTTCGCTGTCGGCGATGTGCGCGCCGGATCGGTCAAACGCGTCGCAAGCGCGGTGGGCGAAGGCTCGGTCGTGGTCAGCCGGATCTGGGACTATGTCGACCGGCTGGAGGAAGCGCAGGGCGAGGCCTAG
- the rapZ gene encoding RNase adapter RapZ gives MTDESPSAPQRILLVTGLSGAGKSTALQVLEDLGWEAIDNFPIRLLGGLVGSGSGSTPMAIGFDSRTRGFVPGEIIELCKQFETRDDVELTTLFIDCTSAELERRYNETRRPHPMARGRPAIDGIKAERELLEPLRRWADIVIDTTDYATNQLQQVVRERFAEQAERSMTVTISSFGFARGMPPLADLLFDMRFLDNPHWVEGLRELTGLDDPVGEHIEADPAFAPAFDRITDLLREVMPRYAAQGRSYLNIAFGCTGGRHRSVFSAERAAEVLRAEGFSPTVLHRNLGSRPADPLERR, from the coding sequence ATGACCGACGAATCGCCTTCCGCGCCCCAGCGCATCCTCCTCGTCACCGGCCTGTCCGGTGCGGGAAAGTCGACCGCGCTCCAGGTTCTGGAAGACCTCGGCTGGGAAGCGATCGACAATTTTCCGATCCGCCTCCTTGGCGGGCTGGTCGGCAGCGGCAGCGGCTCTACCCCCATGGCAATCGGCTTCGATTCCCGTACCCGTGGCTTCGTGCCGGGCGAGATCATCGAGCTGTGCAAGCAGTTCGAAACACGCGACGATGTCGAGCTGACCACGCTGTTCATCGACTGCACCAGCGCCGAGCTGGAGCGCCGGTACAACGAAACCCGCCGGCCGCATCCCATGGCCCGCGGCCGGCCCGCGATCGACGGCATCAAGGCGGAACGCGAGCTCCTCGAACCGCTGCGCCGCTGGGCCGATATCGTCATCGATACAACCGATTATGCAACCAACCAGTTGCAGCAGGTGGTCCGCGAACGCTTCGCCGAACAGGCCGAGCGCAGCATGACGGTGACAATTTCGAGCTTCGGTTTCGCGCGCGGCATGCCGCCGCTGGCCGACCTGTTGTTCGACATGCGCTTCCTCGACAATCCGCATTGGGTGGAAGGCCTGCGCGAACTCACCGGGCTCGACGATCCGGTGGGCGAGCACATCGAGGCCGATCCGGCCTTTGCGCCGGCGTTCGATCGCATCACAGATCTGCTGCGCGAAGTCATGCCCCGCTACGCCGCGCAGGGACGCAGCTATCTCAACATCGCCTTTGGCTGTACCGGCGGGAGACACCGGTCGGTCTTCAGCGCCGAACGCGCCGCCGAGGTCTTGCGCGCCGAAGGATTTTCGCCCACGGTCCTCCACCGCAACCTGGGATCACGCCCCGCCGACCCTCTCGAGCGCCGCTGA
- a CDS encoding S41 family peptidase: MNSPVQAGIGTKLRLLLTRMDGDLAALYAQQDTDFRPRFFPVFQLLLREEEALVSDIARALQVSQPAATQTLGEMKRLGFVSFEKGRDARERLVRLTPHAHETAEKLAPLWEAVSASAGELDGELSQPLGKSLDEANAALARESFADRISRHLAKAGRAVKAISAACLTGLALMAANPLEARAIDARDRAQVVENAAALLTDRYVDAAEGARLAQRMREEAGRWSAVDDAEAFARAVTEWLRAKSGDGHLGLSYSEEPIPVGTGEAEFSAAEMEKWYGAHINHGIAKIERLEGNIMLLDLRVFPPPAMAGDVIAAAMTLVAQGDALIIDLRRNGGGAETANLITGYLLDEGELPLTGTYNRPRDEHRASVSPAWVPGRRFGGTKPLYILTSKRTFSAAEALAYNLQALERAILVGEVTGGGAHPFEYRRVHPHFALDLPEGRSINPITGGNWQGTGVQPDVMVPAEDALETALSLARKAITAEEED, encoded by the coding sequence ATGAATAGCCCTGTTCAGGCCGGGATCGGCACGAAGCTTCGCCTCCTCCTTACCCGCATGGACGGAGATCTCGCCGCGCTTTACGCGCAGCAGGACACGGATTTCCGGCCGCGCTTCTTCCCGGTGTTCCAGCTTCTCCTGCGCGAAGAAGAGGCGCTCGTTTCGGATATTGCGCGCGCCCTTCAGGTCAGCCAGCCTGCTGCGACGCAAACGCTTGGCGAGATGAAGCGGCTTGGTTTCGTTAGCTTCGAAAAGGGCCGCGACGCGCGCGAGCGCTTGGTTCGCTTGACGCCCCATGCCCACGAAACGGCGGAAAAACTCGCGCCCCTGTGGGAGGCCGTGAGCGCGTCTGCGGGTGAACTCGATGGCGAACTTTCGCAGCCCCTGGGCAAGAGTCTCGACGAGGCCAACGCCGCGCTCGCTCGCGAGAGTTTCGCGGACCGGATTTCCCGGCATCTCGCGAAAGCCGGTCGAGCGGTGAAAGCGATCTCTGCCGCTTGCCTCACCGGGCTAGCGCTCATGGCGGCCAACCCGCTCGAGGCGCGAGCGATTGATGCCCGAGATCGGGCGCAGGTTGTCGAGAACGCGGCAGCGCTCCTGACCGATCGCTATGTGGATGCGGCCGAAGGCGCGCGCCTTGCGCAACGCATGCGCGAGGAAGCCGGACGCTGGAGCGCCGTGGACGATGCAGAAGCCTTTGCCCGCGCTGTAACCGAGTGGCTGCGGGCGAAGTCGGGAGACGGGCACCTCGGCCTCAGCTACAGCGAGGAGCCGATACCTGTCGGCACAGGCGAGGCCGAATTCTCCGCCGCCGAAATGGAGAAGTGGTACGGCGCGCATATCAACCACGGCATTGCCAAGATCGAGCGGCTCGAGGGCAATATCATGCTGCTCGACCTGCGTGTCTTCCCGCCTCCTGCCATGGCGGGTGACGTAATCGCCGCGGCCATGACCCTGGTTGCGCAGGGCGATGCCCTGATTATCGATTTGCGCCGCAATGGCGGCGGTGCGGAGACCGCCAACCTCATCACGGGCTACCTCCTCGACGAGGGAGAACTACCCCTGACCGGGACTTACAACCGCCCGCGCGACGAACACCGGGCAAGCGTATCGCCCGCATGGGTCCCCGGGCGCAGGTTCGGGGGGACGAAGCCGCTTTACATCCTCACATCGAAACGCACGTTTTCGGCCGCCGAAGCGCTGGCCTACAATTTGCAGGCGCTCGAACGGGCCATTCTGGTGGGCGAGGTCACGGGCGGCGGGGCGCATCCCTTCGAGTACCGGCGCGTCCACCCGCACTTCGCGCTCGACCTGCCCGAGGGGCGCTCGATCAATCCGATCACGGGAGGCAATTGGCAGGGCACGGGCGTGCAACCCGACGTGATGGTCCCGGCCGAAGACGCGCTCGAAACGGCCCTGTCGTTGGCGCGCAAGGCGATTACCGCTGAGGAAGAAGACTAG
- a CDS encoding phosphoenolpyruvate carboxykinase gives MTFSLSHSLASQGIDTSATIHPNLTSDELTAAALANGEGRRAKDGPLVVETGKHTGRSANDKFIVRNAETENTVWWDNNASMTSEHFAALKEDFLKAVADKSDLYVADLFGGSQPEYRVNVRVINELAWHNQFIRTLLVRPTEAELDGFVPEYTIIDLPSFQADPARHGTRSETVIAVNLEEKLILIGGTKYAGEMKKSVFGILNYLLPTKGVMPMHCSANVGPDGKSAVFFGLSGTGKTTLSADASRTLIGDDEHGWSDTAVFNFEGGCYAKMIRLDPEAEPEIYATTKMEGTILENVVMNEAGEIDLDDNSKAENTRGAYPLSSIPNTSEENMGPPPSNVIMLTADAFGVLPPIARLTPDQAMYHFLSGYTAKVAGTEIGVTEPQATFSTCFGAPFMPRHPSVYGNLLKERIAKGEVACWLVNTGWTGGKYGVGNRMPIKATRALLNAALEGSLNDAEFRKDPNFGFEVPVSVEGVDDGILDPRSTWADKDEYDRTAQKLVQLFVDNFEPFAAHVDQGVRDAAPATPVAA, from the coding sequence GTGACCTTTTCGCTTTCCCATTCGCTTGCCTCGCAGGGCATTGATACTTCTGCGACTATTCATCCCAACCTGACGTCGGACGAACTGACTGCAGCCGCTCTCGCCAATGGCGAAGGTCGCCGTGCCAAGGACGGTCCGCTGGTCGTCGAAACCGGCAAGCACACGGGCCGCAGCGCGAACGACAAGTTCATCGTGCGCAACGCCGAAACCGAGAACACCGTGTGGTGGGACAACAACGCCTCGATGACGAGCGAGCATTTCGCCGCCCTGAAAGAGGATTTCCTCAAGGCCGTGGCCGATAAGTCGGACCTCTATGTCGCCGACCTCTTCGGTGGCTCGCAGCCCGAGTACCGCGTCAACGTGCGCGTCATCAACGAGCTCGCCTGGCACAACCAGTTTATCCGCACGCTCCTCGTGCGCCCGACCGAGGCCGAACTCGACGGCTTCGTTCCCGAATACACGATCATCGACCTGCCGAGCTTCCAGGCCGATCCGGCGCGTCACGGCACGCGCAGCGAAACCGTGATTGCGGTGAACCTCGAAGAAAAGCTTATCCTCATCGGCGGCACCAAATACGCCGGCGAAATGAAGAAGAGCGTCTTCGGCATCCTCAACTATCTGCTGCCGACCAAGGGCGTGATGCCGATGCACTGCTCGGCCAATGTCGGCCCCGACGGCAAGAGCGCCGTGTTCTTCGGCCTCTCGGGCACCGGCAAGACCACGCTCTCGGCCGATGCGAGCCGCACGCTGATCGGCGATGACGAGCACGGCTGGTCGGATACGGCTGTCTTCAATTTCGAAGGCGGCTGCTACGCCAAGATGATCCGCCTCGACCCCGAAGCCGAGCCGGAAATCTACGCTACCACGAAGATGGAAGGGACCATCCTTGAGAACGTCGTGATGAACGAGGCCGGCGAGATCGACCTCGACGACAATTCCAAGGCCGAGAACACCCGCGGCGCCTACCCGCTGTCCTCGATCCCGAACACCTCGGAAGAGAACATGGGGCCGCCGCCCTCGAACGTGATCATGCTGACCGCCGATGCATTCGGCGTGCTGCCTCCGATCGCACGCCTCACGCCCGATCAGGCGATGTACCACTTCCTGTCGGGCTACACCGCCAAGGTCGCCGGCACTGAAATCGGCGTGACCGAGCCGCAGGCGACCTTCAGCACCTGCTTCGGCGCACCCTTCATGCCCCGCCACCCGAGCGTTTACGGCAACCTTCTGAAAGAACGCATCGCCAAGGGCGAAGTCGCCTGCTGGCTGGTCAACACCGGCTGGACCGGCGGCAAGTACGGTGTCGGCAACCGCATGCCGATCAAGGCCACTCGCGCGCTTCTGAACGCCGCGCTCGAGGGCAGCCTGAACGATGCGGAATTCCGCAAGGACCCGAACTTTGGCTTCGAAGTGCCGGTCAGCGTGGAAGGCGTGGACGACGGCATCCTCGACCCGCGTTCGACCTGGGCCGACAAGGACGAATACGACCGCACCGCACAGAAGCTGGTGCAGCTCTTCGTCGACAACTTCGAACCCTTCGCAGCGCATGTCGACCAGGGCGTGCGCGACGCTGCGCCCGCGACGCCGGTCGCTGCCTGA